The Alosa sapidissima isolate fAloSap1 chromosome 6, fAloSap1.pri, whole genome shotgun sequence genome window below encodes:
- the LOC121711325 gene encoding echinoderm microtubule-associated protein-like 4, which yields MTDTHMEELVEHAGAMATADSGGARYHGDALLAPDTDFMTDDRSSAASGLDVSERLTYLEQRVQMQEDEIQLLKMALADVLKRLNISEEQQAALTALNKKTPAKATRPASLALPPRPSTASSAAGQVRKSSSTTLPSAASSRNYTPSTTTKRSPIVSVKDSPGTPSKPRSSTTTTSVTCRKMQDRKPGASVAGTRRVTHCKVTMQIYLSRLSKRTGSTEDTTPTSVSSNHAQSPPPKSPPSKVTGACDRTKPPPLPLPLASSRQPPAAFVLPLQRSSCQSVTSISPLDVPAYKSPIKLPSQYFQICY from the exons atgacagacacacacatggaggagCTGGTGGAGCACGCAGGAGCCATGGCAACCGCGGACTCCGGAGGGGCTCGCTACCACGGCGATGCCTTGCTGGCCCCAGACACCGACTTCATGACAG atgaccGCAGCTCTGCGGCGAGTGGCTTGGACGTGTCAGAGCGCCTGACGTACCTGGAGCAGCGAGTGCAGATGCAAGAGGACGAGATCCAGCTGCTGAAGATGGCGCTGGCCGACGTGCTCAAGAGACTCAACATCTCAGAGGAGCAGCAGGCCGCTCTGACCGCGCTCAACAAGAAAACACCTGCTAaag CCACCCGTCCAGCCTCCTTGGCCTTGCCTCCAAGACCCTCCACAGCCTCTAGTGCCGCAGGGCAAGTGAGGAAGAGCAGCAGCACCACGCTGCCCTCTGCTGCCAGCTCCAGGAACTACACGCCCTCCACAACCACTAAGAG AAGCCCAATTGTAAGTGTAAAGGATTCTCCAGGAACCCCTAGTAAACCCCGCTCTAGTACAACCACCACTTCAGTCACCTGCAGAAAAATGCAGGATAG GAAACCGGGGGCCAGTGTGGCAG GGACTCGCCGGGTCACCCATTGCAAAG TGACTATGCAGATCTATCTGAGCCGCCTGTCAAAAAGGACTGGGTCAACTGAAGACACCACGCCCACGTCAGTCTCCTCCAATCACGCGCAGTCTCCTCCTCCCAAGAGCCCTCCCTCCAAAGTGACGGGTGCATGTGATAGGACCAAACCGCCGCCGCTGCCACTGCCGCTGGCATCCTCTCGTCAGCCGCCAGCTGCCTTCGTCTTGCCTCTTCAGAGGTCCTCCTGTCAGAGCGTCACCTCCATCTCCCCATTGGACGTCCCTGCTTATAAGAGCCCCATCAAGTTGCCCAGCCAATACTTCCAGATCTGCTACTGA
- the LOC121711262 gene encoding bromo adjacent homology domain-containing 1 protein codes for MTHARQKGSLSRCHSFGRDQTRGWPRGEAMGRAWPERFLKEVGPKKGVGGAKKGQSKEAKEVKGEVDRKHYPLRGRGGTLEDEALSTTVRSTEPRAQAGGKCGKDQSGRACRGKSATKSFNSQPSDSTSTAGQVSSKTTTITKVHHPGLPPALEPRKRRLASLNAEAVNSLLLEKAEVSPATKVAKKSPPDGPAPGGECSPSTEPAAQDSASGKPQTCQSPKQQQQQQQTKKPKPTEKDEIDYCKIFAPTPRRLAGLNAAALLKLTSLSAASKQRVKTDNKSPCTSAGKKVAASTKTLAPVAKEQLKPAGRKAPLAVSPRSGYFSCKKGGFEPSPHWESPVEDPHMAKVGYQSGSVPEYTLKQVKEEQVEAELSPYCCCGPPDTSLDYCCHRLGLFLRQQPAYPEAEEGSFAPVKQECLVPQPPPPSLAHPSIALSAHHPCLCADHCFSSYYVHMAHSRAPPLAALGSRPLTYGPPALCPGPVSGSKLLAPGIAHSSGIPHAPFCTSVRSPCYGEACRVSSYTYRALQPMATRGCSFSTGCSRCRQEIKTEGYSSPRREHSPSLLQVPPALPLSGCPLPQVTTPTAPVPHLLSPLSERRPSEPGMGSVRECPQGSKPSNGALSIRRARLSLKQQAPTTAPSAKQKKVVRRRATNGWRPLGVPVEKEVFVVGEDEPALRQCFEGVQRDGEEIRVRDTVLLRSGPRKKSLPYVAKISALWEDPKTGEVMMSLFWYYRPEHTQGGKDPSMHCENEIFASKHQDVNSVACIEDKCYVLPLAQYCRYCALIKRRTEGVSKGPPLVPCPVDPPTPTPTPPHRRVPPDVDPDLVYLCRHVYDFRYGRILKNLQ; via the exons ATGACCCACGCCAGACAGAAGGGTTCCCTGAGCCGGTGCCACAGTTTTGGGCGAGACCAAACCAGAGGTTGGCCGCGTGGTGAGGCCATGGGCCGGGCCTGGCCCGAACGCTTCCTGAAAGAGGTGGGACCTAAGAAGGGTGTGGGCGGGGCCAAGAAGGGCCAATCAAAGGAGGCGAAAGAGGTAAAGGGGGAAGTGGACAGAAAGCACTACCCTCTGAGAGGACGTGGAGGTACCCTGGAGGATGAGGCGCTCAGCACCACCGTACGAAGCACGGAGCCACGAGCTCAGGCCGGCGGAAAGTGTGGGAAGGACCAGAGCGGGAGAGCGTGTAGGGGGAAGTCCGCAACAAAGAGCTTCAACAGCCAGCCTTCAGATAGCACAAGCACAGCAGGTCAGGTGTCATCTAAAACCACAACCATAACAAAAGTGCACCACCCGGGGCTTCCCCCAGCACTGGAGCCCCGCAAGCGCAGGTTAGCTTCCCTCAACGCTGAGGCCGTCAACAGCCTGCTGCTAGAGAAGGCAGAGGTGTCCCCAGCCACCAAAGTCGCCAAGAAGAGCCCACCGGACGGACCCGCACCTGGAGGTGAATGTAGCCCCTCTACAGAACCTGCTGCTCAGGATTCCGCCTCTGGAAAACCTCAAACGTGCCAAAgcccaaaacaacaacaacaacaacaacaaacaaagaaGCCCAAGCCAACAGAAAAGGATGAGATCGACTACTGTAAAATTTTTGCTCCCACTCCCCGGCGCCTGGCGGGGCTCAACGCTGCTGCCTTGCTGAAGCTAACCAGCTTGTCCGCAGCTAGCAAGCAGCGTGTGAAAACGGACAACAAGAGCCCATGCACTTCAGCGGGAAAGAAGGTGGCTGCTAGCACAAAGACACTTGCACCAGTAGCCAAGGAGCAGCTGAAACCAGCTGGACGGAAAGCGCCTTTGGCTGTATCGCCGCGGTCTGGCTACTTCTCCTGCAAGAAGGGAGGCTTTGAGCCCAGTCCGCACTGGGAGAGCCCTGTGGAAGACCCCCACATGGCTAAAGTGGGGTATCAGTCGGGTAGCGTGCCTGAGTACACGCTGAAGCAGGTCAAGGAGGAGCAGGTGGAGGCAGAGCTTAGCCCCTACTGCTGCTGCGGCCCCCCCGACACGTCGCTGGACTACTGCTGCCACCGGCTGGGCCTTTTCCTCAGGCAGCAGCCTGCCTACCCCGAGGCTGAGGAAGGATCCTTTGCACCAGTCAAACAGGAATGTCTGGTGCCACAGCCCCCGCCACCCTCGTTAGCGCACCCGTCGATAGCGCTAAGCGCCCACCACCCCTGCCTCTGTGCGGACCACTGTTTCTCCAGCTACTACGTCCACATGGCACACTCGAGGGCGCCGCCATTAGCAGCCTTAGGGTCACGACCTTTGACCTATGGCCCCCCTGCACTCTGCCCTGGACCTGTCTCTGGCTCTAAGCTGCTAGCGCCCGGCATTGCCCACTCCTCAGGAATCCCTCATGCGCCATTCTGCACCTCGGTGAGGTCGCCATGCTACGGCGAAGCCTGCAGGGTCTCCTCGTACACCTACAGAGCGCTGCAGCCCATGGCCACCAGGGGGTGCTCTTTCAGCACAGGCTGCTCAAGGTGTAGACAGGAAATCAAAACAG AAGGATACTCCTCACCACGACGAGAGCACAGTCCCTCTCTACTGCAGGTGCCCCCTGCACTGCCTCTCTCGGGCTGCCCGTTGCCCCAGGTTACTACCCCGACTGCCCCCGTTCCCCACCTCCTGTCGCCCTTGTCTGAGCGGAGACCGAGTGAGCCGGGCATGGGGTCAGTCCGCGAGTGCCCCCAGGGCAGCAAGCCGTCTAACGGGGCGCTGTCTATCCGGCGCGCCAGGCTCTCCCTTAAGCAGCAGGCGCCCACGACCGCGCCCAGTGCCAAGCAGAAGAAAGTGGTCCGCCGACGCGCCACCAACGGCTGGCGGCCCCTCGGAGTGCCCGTCGAGAAGGAGGTCTTTGTAGTG GGTGAGGATGAGCCTGCGCTGAGGCAGTGTTTTGAGGGCGTTCAGCGTGACGGGGAGGAGATCCGCGTGCGAGACACTGTGCTGCTGCGCTCCGGGCCCAGGAAGAAGTCCCTGCCGTACGTCGCCAAGATCTCAGCGCTCTGGGAGGACCCCAAAACAG GCGAGGTGATGATGAGCCTGTTCTGGTACTACCGACCTGAACACACCCAGGGGGGTAAGGATCCCAGCATGCACTGTGAG aatgAGATATTTGCTTCCAAACATCAAGATGTCAACAGTGTAGCCTGCATCGAAGACAAATGTTACGTCCTGCCCCTAGCCCAGTACTGTAG ATATTGTGCCTTGATAAAGCGGCGAACAGAGGGAGTGTCCAAGGGCCCTCCACTGGTGCCTTGCCCTGTCGACCcgccaaccccaaccccaacccccccacaccGCCGAGTGCCCCCGGACGTCGACCCCGACCTGGTGTACCTTTGCCGTCACGTTTATGACTTTCGCTATGGACGCATCCTGAAGAACCTGCAGTAA
- the LOC121711323 gene encoding neuropeptides B/W receptor type 1, whose product MALVGLLILRGIVSVAGLVGNVMLIQALLKLPRLKTFELFLLGLAFSNVEELLIVEIYDIIVVLFRSQISRWVCRTLKFLTILGEIGSITFTVLISSYRYQKLRDAEQRVNKPILMDSTRAAYAFAWASLLFAFLLAVPTYVTNLDGHLGNLTYNSSCPPDFFQCPPDNCPLLNALYKYLFILLCNLLPLLIITWTSCLIIRVLIAQQRAVHARLATQIQSQQQQQPKFRLRTSKFQQSTVAILVAMVVFQVDWTLYLMLHLAFSPYTFSGFSEFEFFITTSYTTISPYVYGVGINLLSCKTCKRCDG is encoded by the coding sequence ATGGCGTTGGTAGGCCTGCTGATCCTGAGAGGGATTGTTTCTGTTGCTGGACTCGTAGGCAACGTGATGCTGATCCAAGCCCTCCTGAAGTTGCCTCGGCTGAAGACATTTGAGCTCTTCTTGCTGGGGCTTGCGTTCTCCAACGTCGAGGAGCTCTTGATCGTGGAGATCTATGACATCATTGTGGTCCTGTTCCGGTCACAGATCAGCCGCTGGGTGTGCCGCACACTGAAGTTTCTCACCATCCTGGGGGAGATCGGCAGCATCACGTTCACCGTGCTCATTAGCAGCTACCGCTACCAGAAGCTCCGGGACGCCGAGCAGCGGGTCAACAAGCCTATCCTCATGGACAGCACGCGTGCGGCGTACGCCTTCGCCTGGGCGAGTCTGCTCTTCGCGTTTCTCCTCGCCGTGCCCACATACGTCACAAACCTCGACGGGCATCTGGGCAACCTGACCTACAACTCCAGCTGCCCGCCTGACTTCTTCCAGTGCCCGCCGGACAACTGTCCCCTGCTCAACGCCTTGTACAAGTACCTTTTCATCCTGCTGTGCAACCTTCTGCCCCTGCTCATCATCACCTGGACCAGCTGTCTCATCATCAGGGTCCTTATAGCCCAACAGAGGGCCGTGCATGCTCGCCTTGCCACGCAGATACagtcacagcagcagcaacagcccaAGTTCCGACTCAGAACCTCAAAGTTCCAGCAGAGCACCGTTGCCATCCTGGTTGCCATGGTGGTGTTCCAGGTGGACTGGACCCTGTACCTGATGCTCCACCTGGCTTTCAGCCCTTACACATTTAGTGGCTTCTCTGAGTTTGAGTTCTTCATCACCACATCCTACACCACCATCAGCCCATATGTGTATGGGGTTGGAATTAACCTCTTGTCCTGTAAGACTTGTAAGAGGTGTGACGGCTGA